The Scomber scombrus chromosome 5, fScoSco1.1, whole genome shotgun sequence genome window below encodes:
- the serpini1 gene encoding neuroserpin, translating to MLILDVLSPLLLLSILLPGYGCRAADIPEDTTSEFSVRLYHQLQAAGGQDNIIFSPLSVAIALGMVELGARGASLEEIRQTVGFSHLLPGVEFSLLQNLTEALSDDDAHYVIRFANSLFLQEGVTFNPEFLHLMRKYFRAEVETVDFSESAAVADQINSWVENHTESKIRELLSAEDFSSVTRLTLVNGVYFRGSWKNQFRPENTRTFSFSKDDGSEVQTLMMYQQGDFYYGEFSDGSQEAGGVYQVLEMPYEGEDMSMMIILPRQEVPLASLEPIIKAQLLEEWANNVKRQKVEVYLPRFKVEQKIDLRSTLQELGIKNIFTNDADLSAMTDGKDLYIGKAVQKAYLEVTEEGAEGAVGSGMIALTRTLVLYPQVMADHPFFFVIRNRRTGSILFMGRVMTPEVIEPNDHDFDSM from the exons ATGTTGATCCTGGACGTTTTGTccccgctcctcctcctctccatcctgtTGCCGGGCTACGGTTGCCGGGCGGCGGACATTCCGGAGGACACAACATCAGAGTTCTCGGTCAGACTGTACCACCAGCTGCAGGCAGCGGGGGGTCAGGACAACATCATTTTCTCCCCGCTGAGCGTGGCCATTGCCCTGGGTATGGTGGAGCTGGGAGCCAGGGGAGCTTCACTGGAGGAGATACGACAGACTGTAGGATTCAGCCACCTGCTGCCAG GTGTGGAGTTCTCATTGCTCCAGAACCTGACAGAGGCTCTGTCAGACGATGACGCCCACTATGTGATTCGATTTGCCAATAGCCTCTTCTTGCAAGAAGGCGTCACCTTTAACCCAGAGTTCCTGCATCTGATGAGAAAGTATTTCCGGGCCGAAGTGGAGACCGTTGACTTCAGTGAATCGGCAGCTGTGGCAGACCAGATCAACAGCTGGGTGGAGAATCATACCGAGA GTAAGATCCGCGAGCTGCTGTCTGCCGAGGACTTCAGCAGCGTGACCCGTCTGACCCTGGTGAACGGCGTCTACTTCAGAGGCTCCTGGAAAAACCAATTCAGACCAGAGAACACAAGAACCTTCTCCTTCAGCAAAGATGACGGCTCTGAAGTCCAGACGCTCATGATGTACCAACAGGGAGACTTCTACTATG GTGAGTTCAGCGATGGCTCCCAGGAAGCCGGTGGTGTGTACCAGGTGTTGGAGATGCCGTATGAAGGAGAGGACATGTCCATGATGATCATCCTGCCTCGTCAGGAGGTACCGCTGGCTTCTCTGGAGCCCATCATCAAAGCGCAACTGCTGGAGGAGTGGGCTAACAATGTGAAACGGCAAAAGGTGGAAGTCTATCTACCTAG GTTCAAAGTAGAACAGAAGATCGACCTGAGGAGCACTCTGCAGGAGCTGGGAATAAAGAACATCTTCACCAACGATGCTGATCTCTCCGCCATGACAG ATGGTAAGGACCTGTACATTGGGAAGGCAGTGCAGAAGGCTTATCTAGAGGTGACTGAGGAGGGAGCAGAGGGAGCCGTTGGGTCAG GAATGATCGCCCTGACCAGGACTCTGGTGCTGTACCCACAGGTCATGGCCGATCACCCGTTCTTCTTTGTTATCAGAAACCGGAGAACAG GGTCCATCCTCTTCATGGGCAGGGTCATGACCCCTGAAGTCATCGAGCCCAACGACCACGACTTTGACTCTATGTAA